A genomic region of Arachis stenosperma cultivar V10309 chromosome 9, arast.V10309.gnm1.PFL2, whole genome shotgun sequence contains the following coding sequences:
- the LOC130951217 gene encoding LRR receptor-like serine/threonine-protein kinase RGI5 has translation MEHTVPNSVTTLLLFFLCLTLTKMEMSTCLSPDGQALLSLVSASERSSSASSSLLSSWNPSSSTPCSWKGVTCSPQSRVISLSIPDTFLNLTYLPPQLSSLSMLQLLNLSSTNVSGQIPPSFGQLSHLQLLDLSSNSLTGSIPNELGNLSSLQFLFLNSNKLTGTIPQHLADLTSLQVLCLQDNLHNGSIPSQLGSLKSLQQFRIGGNPYLTGEIPSQLGLLTNLTIFGAAATGLSGSIPSSFGNLINLQTLALYDTDVSGSIPPELGLCSELRNLYLHMNKLTGSIPPQLGKLQKLTSLLLWGNALSGSIPAEISNCSSLVVFDASSNELTGEIPEDFGKLVVMEQLHLSDNSLSGKIPWQLGNCTSLATVQLDKNQLSGSIPWQVGKLKFLQSFFLWGNSVSGTIPPSFGNCTELFSLDLSRNKLTGSIPEEIFSLKKLSKLLLLGNSLTGELPSSVADCESLVRLRLGENQLLGNIPKEIGQLQNLVFLDLYMNHFSGSLPVEIANITVLELLDVHNNHITGEIPSQIGELANLEQLDLSRNHLTGGIPWSFGNFSYLNKLILNNNLLTGSIPKSIRNLQKLTLLDLSYNNLSGDIPSEIGYVTSLTISLDLNSNSFTGEIPESMSALTQLQSLDLSHNMFYGGIKVLGSLTSLTSLNISYNNFSGPIPVTPFFRTLSFNSCLQNPLLCQSIDGNTCSSSLIQRNGIKSAKTIAFVTVILASIVIIAVASWIIATRSNRYTVEKSLGALASTSGAEDFSYPWTFIPFQKLNFTIDNILDCLKDENVIGKGCSGVVYKSEMPNGELIAVKKLWKASKEDETLDSFAVEIQILGYIRHRNIVRLLGYCSNRSVKLLLYNFIPNGNLRQLLQGNRNLDWETRYKIAVGTAQGLAYLHHDCVPPILHRDVKCNNILLDSKYEAYLADFGLAKLMNSPSYHQAMSRVAGSYGYIAPEYGYSMNITEKSDVYSYGVVLLEILSGRSAVESHVGDGQHIVEWVKRKMGSFEPAVSILDTKLQGLPDQMVQEMLQTLGIAMFCVNSSPSERPTMKEVVALLMEVKSQPEEMGKTSQPLIKHPSNQS, from the exons ATGGAACATACTGTTCCAAACAGTGTTACAACTTTGCTGCTATTCTTCTTGTGTCTCACATTAACAAAGATGGAAATGAGTACTTGTCTCTCACCTGATGGACAAGCACTTCTTTCTCTTGTTTCTGCATCTGAAAGATCATCATCAGCATCTTCCTCACTTCTCTCTTCATGGAACCCTTCAAGCTCAACACCATGTTCATGGAAGGGTGTTACATGCTCCCCACAAAGCAGAGTAATTTCCCTTTCTATCCCTGACACTTTCCTCAACCTTACCTATTTGCCTCCCCAGCTTTCTTCTTTGTCAATGCTGCAACTTCTCAACCTCTCTTCCACCAATGTCTCTGGCCAAATCCCTCCCTCTTTTGGTCAACTCTCCCATCTCCAACTCCTTGACCTCTCATCAAACTCTCTAACAGGTTCCATTCCTAATGAACTTGGAAACCTCTCTTCACTTCAGTTCCTTTTCTTGAACTCAAACAAACTCACAGGAACCATTCCTCAGCATCTTGCTGACCTTACCTCACTCCAAGTTCTGTGCCTGCAAGATAATCTCCATAACGGTTCAATACCATCACAGTTAGGATCATTGAAATCTCTACAGCAGTTTAGGATTGGTGGAAATCCATACCTCACTGGAGAGATTCCATCACAGTTAGGACTACTCACAAACCTCACCATATTTGGTGCAGCTGCCACTGGACTTTCTGGTTCCATTCCCTCTTCATTTGGGAACTTGATCAATCTTCAAACTCTAGCACTTTATGACACTGATGTTTCCGGTTCAATACCGCCGGAACTCGGGCTCTGTTCCGAGTTGAGAAATCTTTATTTGCACATGAACAAGCTCACTGGTTCTATTCCTCCTCAGTTGGGGAAGCTGCAAAAGCTCACAAGTTTGCTTCTTTGGGGGAATGCATTATCTGGGTCAATACCAGCTGAGATTTCTAACTGTTCATCACTTGTGGTGTTTGATGCCTCTTCCAATGAACTCACTGGTGAAATACCTGAGGATTTTGGGAAGCTTGTGGTTATGGAACAGCTTCATTTATCAGACAATTCCCTCTCAGGGAAAATACCGTGGCAGTTGGGAAACTGCACAAGCCTTGCTACTGTTCAGCTTGACAAGAATCAGTTATCAGGTTCAATCCCTTGGCAGGTTGGGAAGTTGAAATTCTTGCAGAGTTTTTTCTTGTGGGGTAACTCAGTTTCTGGAACCATACCACCCTCTTTTGGGAACTGCACAGAACTCTTTTCGCTTGACCTTTCAAGGAACAAGCTCACAGGTTCAATCCCGGAAGAGATTTTCAGCTTGAAGAAGCTGAGTAAACTTTTGCTTCTTGGAAATTCTTTGACAGGAGAGTTGCCATCAAGTGTTGCAGATTGTGAATCTTTGGTGAGACTACGGCTGGGAGAAAACCAGCTTTTGGGGAACATTCCTAAAGAAATAGGCCAATTACAGAACCTGGTGTTTCTTGACTTGTACATGAATCACTTCTCTGGAAGCTTACCAGTAGAGATTGCCAACATAACAGTTCTTGAGCTCTTAGATGTGCATAACAACCACATAACCGGCGAAATTCCGTCTCAGATTGGGGAGCTTGCAAACTTGGAGCAGCTTGATCTAAGTCGAAACCATTTGACAGGTGGAATTCCTTGGAGCTTTGGAAACTTCAGTTATTTGAACAAGCTCATCCTCAACAATAATTTACTCACAGGATCAATCCCAAAATCTATTAGGAATTTGCAGAAGCTAACTCTTCTTGATTTGAGTTACAACAATCTCTCTGGTGACATACCTTCTGAGATTGGTTATGTTACAAGCTTAACCATTAGTTTGGACTTAAACTCGAATTCATTCACAGGAGAAATCCCAGAGTCAATGTCTGCTTTGACACAGTTACAATCACTTGATCTTTCTCATAATATGTTTTATGGAGGAATTAAGGTTCTTGGTTCTCTCACCAGTCTCACTTCCCTCAATATCTCGTACAACAATTTCTCAGGTCCTATCCCAGTAACTCCATTCTTCAGAACTCTTTCTTTTAACTCATGCCTTCAGAACCCCCTTCTATGCCAGTCCATTGATGGCAATACGTGTTCTTCAAGCCTGATTCAAAGAAATGGTATAAAATCTGCGAAAACCATAGCTTTCGTAACTGTGATTCTAGCTTCAATTGTGATAATTGCTGTTGCATCCTGGATTATAGCAACTCGTAGTAACAGGTATACAGTGGAAAAATCTTTGGGGGCATTGGCATCCACATCAGGAGCTGAGGATTTCTCATATCCTTGGACCTTTATCCCATTTCAAAAGCTAAACTTCACCATAGATAACATCTTGGATTGCTTGAAGGATGAAAATGTGATCGGGAAGGGTTGCTCCGGTGTTGTCTACAAGTCTGAGATGCCTAATGGGGAGTTGATAGCAGTGAAAAAGCTATGGAAAGCTAGCAAAGAAGATGAAACACTGGACTCTTTCGCCGTAGAGATTCAGATTCTCGGATACATCCGGCACAGAAACATTGTGAGGCTACTGGGCTATTGTTCTAACAGGAGTGTCAAGCTTCTTCTCTACAATTTCATCCCAAATGGTAATCTGAGACAGCTCTTGCAAGGGAACAGGAACTTAGACTGGGAAACCAGATACAAGATTGCTGTTGGAACAGCTCAGGGTCTTGCTTACCTTCATCATGATTGTGTCCCTCCCATTCTTCACAGAGATGTCAAGTGCAATAACATACTTCTAGATTCCAAATATGAAGCATATCTCGCAGATTTTGGTCTTGCAAAGCTGATGAATTCACCAAGTTATCATCAGGCAATGTCTAGAGTTGCTGGTTCTTATGGTTATATTGCCCCAG AGTATGGCTACTCAATGAACATAACTGAGAAGAGTGACGTCTACAGTTACGGAGTGGTTCTGCTGGAGATACTAAGCGGGCGCAGTGCCGTCGAATCCCATGTCGGAGATGGACAACACATAGTTGAGTGGGTGAAGAGGAAAATGGGGAGCTTTGAACCAGCTGTGTCAATACTAGACACAAAACTCCAAGGTCTACCAGATCAAATGGTGCAAGAGATGCTCCAAACACTTGGAATTGCCATGTTTTGCGTGAACTCTTCGCCATCAGAACGTCCCACGATGAAGGAAGTGGTTGCATTGCTAATGGAGGTGAAGAGCCAGCCTGAAGAGATGGGCAAAACCTCTCAACCTCTAATAAAGCACCCTTCAAATCaaagctaa
- the LOC130950880 gene encoding embryogenesis-like protein → MNQRRATISLFNSFLRIRYPLRPSTTTLTSPLPFVTNSTSKPQSIRTIAPMVWQNPRSYSGGSCNDLDHNKEVDAINLKFAEAREEIETALESKETVYFDEEAECARAAVKEVLGMFDGLLARLSEKEKGALQRSMGLKIEQLKAELKQLDE, encoded by the exons ATGAATCAGCGACGCGCCACCATTTCACTCTTCAACTCCTTCCTCCGAATCAGATACCCTCTTCGTCCATCTACAACAACGCTTACTTCGCCACTTCCCTTCGTAACTAATTCAACCTCAAAGCCCCAATCTATCCGCACGATCGCACCTATGGTTTGGCAAAATCCTCGAAGTTACAGCGGTGGCAGTTGCAATGACTTGGATCACAACAAGGAGGTGGACGCCATCAATCTCAAGTTTGCGGAAGCCAGGGAAGAAATCGAGACGGCGTTGGAGTCCAAGGAAACCGTCTACTTCGATGAAGAAGCCGAGTGCGCACGCGCCGCCGTCAAAGAAGTCCTCGGCATGTTCGATGGCTTGTTGGCCAG GTTGTCGGAGAAGGAGAAGGGGGCTCTGCAGAGGTCCATGGGTCTCAAGATTGAGCAACTGAAAGCAGAGCTGAAACAATTGGATGAGTAA